DNA from Dioscorea cayenensis subsp. rotundata cultivar TDr96_F1 chromosome 26, TDr96_F1_v2_PseudoChromosome.rev07_lg8_w22 25.fasta, whole genome shotgun sequence:
tcccccCTCCATGATCCTCTCCCTCCCTTCCCAGTAGCCGAGCTCCACCTCTTCATCCATGGCGGCGGAGCCCTTCTCTAAGAAGAAGGAGGGTCTCCTGCTTGGCCGCTACGAACTTGGCCGTATTCTCGGCCATGGCACCTTCGCCAAGGTTTACTACGCTCGGGACGCCCGCACTGGGGATTCCGTCGCCATTAAAGCCTTAGACAAGGAGCGCATCCTTCAGGGCGGTCTCGTCGCCCACACCAAGCGCGAGGTCGCCGCCCTCCGACGTGCTCGCCACCCCAATGTTGTCCATCTCCTCGAGGTCATGGCCACCCGATCCAAAATCTACTTCGTTATGGAGTTCGTCCGCGGCGGTGAGCTTTTCTCCCGTGTGGCTAAAGGTCGTCTTCATGAGGACACCGCCCGCCGGTACTTCCAGCAGCTGATCTCCGCCGTTGCCTTCTGCCACGCCCGTGGTGTCTTCCACCGTGATCTCAAACCTGAGAACCTCCTCGTAGATGACACCAATGGCGATCTCAAGGTCTCCGACTTTGGTCTCAGCGCGGTATCGGATCAAATCAGGCAGGACGGGCTCTTCCACACCTTCTGCGGCACCCCGGCGTATGTCGCGCCGGAGGTGCTCGCTCGCCGTGGCTACGACGCTGCCAAGGTCGACATTTGGTCTTGTGGTGTCATCCTCTTCGTTCTCATGGCTGGGTACCTCCCTTTCTATGACCAAAGCGTCATGGCGATGTACAAGAAGATCTATAAAGGTGAATTCCGCTGCCCACGGTGGTTCTCGTCGGACCTAACAAAGCTCCTCTCTCGCCTTCTTGATACCAATCCACAGACCAGGATTACCATCCCGGAGATAATGAAGAGCAAATGGTTCAAAAAGGGATTCAAGCATGTCCGGTATTACATGGAAGATGATAAATTCTATCCTATCGAGGATGCCATTGACTATGTGCCGCCTCCGCCGGAGGAGAAGTCTGAGTCGGAGTCTGACTCTGATTCATCAGTGACTTCATGCCCCCCTTCATTGTCTGATGTAGAGAGGCGTGGATTAGGATTGCCAAGGCCTGCTAGCTTGAATGCCTTTGATATCATATCATTCTCAAGGGGTTTTGATCTTTCAGGGTTGTTTGAGGAGAGGGGGGAGGAAACAAGGTTTGTTTCAGGTGAACCGGTGTCGAAGATTATCGCAAAACTGGAAGAAATTGCTAAAGTTGTGAGCTTTATAGTGAGGAAGAATAAGTGTAGAGTTAGTTTGGAGGGGACAAGGGAAGGGGAAAAGGGGCCACTTACAATAGCAGCAGAGATATTTGAGCTTTCAGGTTCACTGTTGGTGGTGGAGGTGAAGAAGAAAGCAGGTGACAGGGCGGAGTATGAGGAGTTCTGTAACAAGGAATTGAAACCAGGGTTGCAGAGCTTTGTTTATGGGTATGCTGTTGCTGGTGCCATTGCCTCAGTGGATGTTGCTGATGATTCTGGTCTTGCTTCTGATTTTGAGTAGTAGGAGAACAAAAAAGAGTAATGTTCTCATCTTTCTTAACTTTTGCTTTTGGTTTTCTGAAGTCAATAATCAGCTATTGTTATTGTCTCTGATATAATTCTTTGTTGGAATTTGTTTGTACTAGGAATCTAGTGAAAAGTAGTATTCTTTATTCTCAAATATGCATTGATAACTTTCTTAATGTCATTTAAGCTGGTGtctttcatttttgttgtttttacaaTGGATAGTTGAACTCTTGTGCATTAGCTATACAAACTATTGCAGGACAATTTGTGTTTAGAAATCAATTCTTATGTTTCTAGTACAAATGTAGAATGCTTGGTGGAGTTTTGCCTGAAGTTAAAGGTGGAAATATAAGGGAGAAAAACCaacttattaaattattatggcTGAGgcataaattatgaattttgtcAAGGACTTATGGTATGAGTCTGGGAAGGGGATCAGATACTCAAACAAAGAAATGGGATGTGGTTAATGACAAGTAATTGCCGAAATATAGTAAATGTTCTCTATCTTGTCTGAACTAAATCACTCACCTTGAATAAGAAGCCAAGAACCTTGTGTTCAACTTTGAGAAAGAATAAAGCCCTAGGTTCTGACTCCTGAATGCTATTATCATCCTTAATGCTGCAACCTTTGACAGGCTAGAATTAATCCCTCCAAAGAATTTAGATGTCACTCTCCTTGATCAATTGCAATATTAAGCCTTCGTTGAATAGTATGCAATTGTAATCATGTATTTTGAAACTAATGAATCAAGCTAAGCCTTTATGGTTATGGTATGCATGGTTTTAATGATGTAATTTTCATTGATTGACACAGATAATGAAAATTGAGATAAAAAGGAGCCAGTAGTATTGTAGCTTTTCATCatatgagttttatttttttccattgccTTGGTGCAGTATAGGATGATgaactttaatttgtttcaatttCTGTAATTGGAAAGTTCTGGATAGAAATCCAGCATTTTGCATTGGATACTTTGACAAATCTCTTGTCGTTTCAAGGGTCAAGTTTGTTAATTTATTCCACTGTGTCGATCTTTAAACCATTTTAATGAGAGCTTAATCATTTCCAGCATAGATCTTTAATATTGGTTCAAGAAGTAATCCTTTTGTTATCAAGAATTAGATGCAAAGTTGACCATGTAGTATGCTCGGAAGTGCTCCATGGTTTTGTGCACCAGCGCTCGATCGGTGTTCCGTCTCTGCTACCGTGTCCTGCCGCACGGTGTGCAGCTGGTGCAGTATCTCCCTCATCTCCTTCATCCACTCATTGTAGAAGCTTTGGAACTCCTCTCTtcatcatatgtatatataccttGATAAGTAACTATATATTGCACACTAGTTATATTAGCTATATACTACTAATGAtcactccatatatatatatagatatatatatgaaggtagagaagagagagagatgcaAGGGATGGGAATGAGGAGCAGGAAAGCGTGGACGAAGAGGAAGGAACTGTGACCTTTTAGAGAGGTTCAAGTTGGAAGGATTAAGGGAGTCATTAGTTGATGATAAGGGTTTCAGACTAGGTCGACGTTTAATTTGCatgtggtttattattattaatatatatatagattactGTTTT
Protein-coding regions in this window:
- the LOC120253222 gene encoding CBL-interacting serine/threonine-protein kinase 12-like produces the protein MAAEPFSKKKEGLLLGRYELGRILGHGTFAKVYYARDARTGDSVAIKALDKERILQGGLVAHTKREVAALRRARHPNVVHLLEVMATRSKIYFVMEFVRGGELFSRVAKGRLHEDTARRYFQQLISAVAFCHARGVFHRDLKPENLLVDDTNGDLKVSDFGLSAVSDQIRQDGLFHTFCGTPAYVAPEVLARRGYDAAKVDIWSCGVILFVLMAGYLPFYDQSVMAMYKKIYKGEFRCPRWFSSDLTKLLSRLLDTNPQTRITIPEIMKSKWFKKGFKHVRYYMEDDKFYPIEDAIDYVPPPPEEKSESESDSDSSVTSCPPSLSDVERRGLGLPRPASLNAFDIISFSRGFDLSGLFEERGEETRFVSGEPVSKIIAKLEEIAKVVSFIVRKNKCRVSLEGTREGEKGPLTIAAEIFELSGSLLVVEVKKKAGDRAEYEEFCNKELKPGLQSFVYGYAVAGAIASVDVADDSGLASDFE